A DNA window from Helianthus annuus cultivar XRQ/B chromosome 15, HanXRQr2.0-SUNRISE, whole genome shotgun sequence contains the following coding sequences:
- the LOC110895800 gene encoding secreted RxLR effector protein 161-like: protein MEQNLKLGPDLKEAKVDANSHRRLIGKLLYLQATRPDVAYAVNVLSQFVGDPRQTHMNAAIRVLRYLKTTPVQGIFLPKIGGTQLVSYSDVDLLGCPSTRRSRTGYLLLLGGAPISWKSKKQSLVSRSSAEAEYRAMASTVSEVLWIRFLVSEVGEPMQGATTLFCDNQAARHIANNPVFHERTKHVEMDCYFVRERIESKEVQPVHIDSKLQIADLLTKSLGAHHLKGLLVKLGIKDLHAPT, encoded by the coding sequence ATGGAACAAAATTTGAAGCTCGGGCCCGATTTAAAAGAAGCTAAAGTTGACGCAAATTCCCATCGTCGACTAATTGGAAAGTTACTCTATCTCCAAGCTACACGCCCCGATGTGGCTTACGCGGTTAATGTTCTTAGCCAATTTGTAGGTGATCCGCGACAGACCCACATGAATGCAGCCATACGGGTCTTGCGATATTTAAAGACAACACCAGTGCAGGGCATTTTTTTGCCAAAAATTGGGGGAACACAACTTGTTTCTTACTCTGACGTTGATTTGCTCGGTTGCCCATCAACAAGACGTTCTCGTACGGGTTATTTGCTATTGCTAGGAGGGGCACCTATTTCATGGAAATCGAAGAAGCAATCCCTCGTGTCTCGATCCTCGGCGGAGGCTGAATACCGCGCTATGGCGTCCACGGTTAGCGAGGTACTTTGGATTCGGTTTTTGGTCAGTGAAGTTGGAGAACCAATGCAAGGTGCTACTACTCTATTCTGCGACAACCAAGCTGCCCGTCACATAGCTAACAATCCCGTTTTCCACGAACGCACTAAACACGTGGAAATGGATTGTTATTTTGTTCGTGAGAGAATCGAATCGAAAGAAGTTCAGCCCGTTCACATCGATTCAAAGTTGCAGATCGCGGACCTACTCACCAAATCGTTGGGAGCTCATCACTTGAAGGGCCTACTCGTCAAGTTGGGCATTAAAGATTTACACGCGccaacttga